Proteins encoded within one genomic window of Thermodesulfobacteriota bacterium:
- a CDS encoding type 4a pilus biogenesis protein PilO gives MAIDIKGLPDLILKRPLYQRVLVLAVINIAIVGLVFSTLLGPKRLQATELTDELDILTIKLQENRRIASDIPRFQKEKEELEGKLKLALAQLPNEKEIPSLIDGISDAGNEAGLTLLLFQPSMEVLKDFYAEVPVDMEVSGRYESLFHFCEKVASLPRIVNIGSINVSVAKGSGNSRTPELSASFVATTFRFVSAGPSSPGPSPPGPPK, from the coding sequence ATGGCGATCGATATAAAAGGCTTGCCCGATCTTATACTGAAGCGGCCCTTATACCAGAGGGTGCTGGTCCTGGCGGTGATTAACATCGCCATAGTCGGACTTGTGTTCAGTACGCTCCTGGGGCCCAAACGCCTGCAGGCCACGGAACTTACCGACGAACTCGATATCCTCACGATAAAGCTCCAGGAGAACAGGCGTATAGCGAGCGACATCCCCAGGTTCCAGAAGGAGAAGGAGGAACTGGAGGGGAAGCTCAAGCTGGCGCTCGCCCAGCTGCCCAACGAAAAGGAGATACCGTCTCTCATAGACGGCATAAGCGACGCGGGTAACGAGGCGGGGCTTACCCTGCTGCTATTCCAGCCCTCCATGGAGGTGTTGAAGGATTTTTATGCCGAGGTCCCGGTAGACATGGAAGTCTCGGGAAGGTACGAGAGCCTCTTTCACTTTTGTGAGAAAGTGGCCTCCCTGCCGAGGATAGTCAATATAGGCAGCATTAACGTCTCGGTCGCCAAGGGTTCCGGCAACTCCCGTACGCCGGAGCTCAGTGCGAGTTTCGTGGCTACGACCTTCAGGTTCGTATCCGCCGGGCCGTCGTCTCCCGGGCCGTCGCCTCCCGGGCCGCCTAAGTAA